Proteins from one Malania oleifera isolate guangnan ecotype guangnan chromosome 4, ASM2987363v1, whole genome shotgun sequence genomic window:
- the LOC131154276 gene encoding small polypeptide DEVIL 4-like has protein sequence MKMGSTTMGGGSKRRISSRGLGGILREQRGRLYIIRRCVVMLLCWHD, from the coding sequence ATGAAGATGGGCAGTACCACCATGGGAGGAGGCTCCAAGAGGAGGATTTCAAGCAGGGGACTTGGAGGGATCCTCAGAGAGCAGAGGGGTAGGCTttacataataagaagatgtGTGGTCATGCTCCTCTGCTGGCATGACTGA